The DNA sequence CGTCCTGACTACCTGTGATTTTGCTCcatcactgcagtgttttctctggttttaGGTCGGCGTTCCCTCTTCACATGTCAGCTCTTTGAATACCACTTCATTAACAAGAACATGGGATGGGGTGAAGCCCAGAAGTACTGTAGAGAGAAGCACACAGACCTGGTCACAGTGTACGAAGAGACAGACATCAACAGACTCCGTCAGTCTGCAAAGAATCATGACAGAGACGCCTGGACTGGACTGTACATCAAACAATCAGAATCAGACAAAACTGAATGGAATTGGCGCTGGTCTCAGGCAGGGGTGGAGTACACTGAAGATACAGCAAACTGGCTTAGTGGAAAACCAAATAATGTCAGACATGAATACTGTGTGATGATGTGGGCTTCATCTAAATACTGGGTCGATGTCTCTTGTACGTCGAAACATCGATTTATCTGCTACGATGGTAAGAATAAATTGCAATAACCCAACTTTGTACATTCTGATTTCATCCTGTGTAACAATTGCACTTTATGTTGCtgcatctttttaaataataataataataaaaaaaacattaaaaactaaGAGACTATCTGGGTCGTGAACATGTTCCTCTGTTTACTCCACAGCAGAGAATTCATCCGACAAATTCTATGTGAGTGCATATACCAAGACCTGGCCAGAGGCCcaaatgttttgcagaaagtATCACACAGACCTGGTCAGTGGAACAAAACAGCTGGAAGAACGAATCAGTACAATAACCGGTATACCTTATTGGATCGGCCTGTTCAGAGACCCCTGGAGGTGGTCTGATGGGAGGAGCTCCTTTTTCAGACCCTGGAGTCAAACCTTTCCTGGCAATCAGCCAGGCAACAACAAATGTGCAGCGCTGCATAAAGACGGCAGCTGGAATACTAATGACTGTAACTCAGCAAAACCCTTCTTCTGCTACAGCGGTGAGTTTTCCACAGTTTGGTCAACAGGAATATCACCAGAGACAGTCCGAGGATCTGTCTGAAGtcatatttgtgtctttgtgtgtgtgtgtg is a window from the Acanthopagrus latus isolate v.2019 chromosome 16, fAcaLat1.1, whole genome shotgun sequence genome containing:
- the LOC119004437 gene encoding C-type mannose receptor 2-like is translated as MQWSLVLLVLMGRRSLFTCQLFEYHFINKNMGWGEAQKYCREKHTDLVTVYEETDINRLRQSAKNHDRDAWTGLYIKQSESDKTEWNWRWSQAGVEYTEDTANWLSGKPNNVRHEYCVMMWASSKYWVDVSCTSKHRFICYDAENSSDKFYVSAYTKTWPEAQMFCRKYHTDLVSGTKQLEERISTITGIPYWIGLFRDPWRWSDGRSSFFRPWSQTFPGNQPGNNKCAALHKDGSWNTNDCNSAKPFFCYSDNVILIKENKTWEEAINHCRENYNDLISITDAEQQRWVQERAKNASSSHVWLALRFTCILEAWFWVTDERVDYKNWASDVKMDDCDMSGAMEARGEHKWIKEDDMRKFNFFCSKF